In one Amaranthus tricolor cultivar Red isolate AtriRed21 chromosome 8, ASM2621246v1, whole genome shotgun sequence genomic region, the following are encoded:
- the LOC130820364 gene encoding B3 domain-containing protein Os01g0234100-like isoform X1 — MKYHRNQDQRKKVKITERFKNLFCACGGNPKRFMANKIRRKYLRLSQILKKCKLDQVKEIESKNIFEYPTTVKLMVQSNVSGGFCMPLPTTFCRQYLPAKDTIMILETEAGEQYKAKYLPRSLILSGGWLRFAKEMNLKVGDIAVFHLVSATKFKMHFIRENSASKISLKQTLSSKTDNTQVIVYRRREHQTAGYYNMCSARLNFMNPKDSMFSIEKMLFSEITSFADFKSVLQKLLQNQKLPYNILHNYYELCNSQNAFLHANLFKGIYPKFNNQIIIEAIRRIISDSVIIANALRTCTLSTFLQKHASWEKALNTYEALGLNAGFLQVRLHRLKNFTLTSQGAVYWNRYQEASVERSRVEIEAQKLKSILALLQTKTSQLEPRKEKNSGTHSWLVVANAEIRNLEVSVCELCKFLVQYDAHIETLKLKAEPHEIQFQAETSAPW; from the exons atgaaatatcATAGAAATCAA gatcaaagaaagaaggtgaagATTACAGAGAGATTCAAGAACCTATTTTGTGCATGTGGC GGAAACCCAAAAAGATTTATGGCTAACAAGATTAGAAGAAAATATTTGCGTTTATCTCAG ATTTTAAAGAAATGCAAGTTGGATCAAGTGAAAGAAATAGAATCAAAGAACATTTTCGAGTATCCGACTACTGTGAAATTGATGGTGCAATCCAATGTTTCTGGTGGTTTCTGTATG CCACTTCCTACAACATTCTGTCGACAATATTTGCCAGCTAAAGATACCATCATGATACTCGAGACAGAAGCGGGAGAACAATACAAAGCAAAGTACCTGCCTCGATCTTTAATACTCAGTGGTGGGTGGTTAAGGTTTGCCAAGGAAATGAACCTCAAAGTTGGGGATATTGCTGTTTTTCACTTGGTATCAGCTACCAAATTCAAG ATGCACTTCATCAGGGAAAATTCTGCAAGCAAAATAAGTCTGAAGCAAACTCTTTCAAGCAAAACGGACAATACTCAGGTAATCGTATACAGGAGGAGAGAACATCAAACAGCAGGATATTACAATATGTGTAGTGCAAGGCTCAACTTCATGAATCCAAAAGATTCCATGTTTTCGATTGAGAAGATGCTTTTCAGTGAGATTACGAGCTTTGCAGATTTCAAATCGGTCTTAcaaaaactacttcaaaacCAGAAGCTACCGTACAACATCTTACACAACTATTACGAGCTCTGCAATAGTCAAAATGCATTTCTTCACGCTAATCTATTCAAAGGTATATATCCGAAATTCAATAATCAGATCATTATCGAGGCCATTAGAAGAATTATTTCCGACAGTGTCATCATAGCCAACGCCTTGAGGACTTGTACGCTCTCGACCTTCCTCCAAAAACATGCATCATGGGAAAAAGCATTGAATACGTATGAAGCTCTTGGACTTAATGCCGGATTCCTTCAAGTACGCTTACACCGCCTCAAGAACTTCACGTTGACATCACAAGGAGCGGTTTACTGGAACCGGTATCAAGAAGCATCAGTTGAACGCAGTCGTGTGGAAATTGAAGCACAGAAACTCAAGAGCATACTTGCTTTGTTACAGACCAAGACTTCACAGCTCGAGCCTCGAAAAGAAAAAAACAGTGGCACACATTCCTGGCTTGTGGTTGCTAATGCAGAGATAAGGAACCTTGAGGTTTCAGTTTGTGAATTATGCAAGTTTTTAGTTCAGTACGATGCTCATATTGAGACCTTGAAGTTGAAGGCCGAACCTCATGAGATTCAGTTTCAGGCAGAAACGAGCGCTCCATGGTGA
- the LOC130820364 gene encoding B3 domain-containing protein Os01g0234100-like isoform X2, translating into MKYHRNQDQRKKGNPKRFMANKIRRKYLRLSQILKKCKLDQVKEIESKNIFEYPTTVKLMVQSNVSGGFCMPLPTTFCRQYLPAKDTIMILETEAGEQYKAKYLPRSLILSGGWLRFAKEMNLKVGDIAVFHLVSATKFKMHFIRENSASKISLKQTLSSKTDNTQVIVYRRREHQTAGYYNMCSARLNFMNPKDSMFSIEKMLFSEITSFADFKSVLQKLLQNQKLPYNILHNYYELCNSQNAFLHANLFKGIYPKFNNQIIIEAIRRIISDSVIIANALRTCTLSTFLQKHASWEKALNTYEALGLNAGFLQVRLHRLKNFTLTSQGAVYWNRYQEASVERSRVEIEAQKLKSILALLQTKTSQLEPRKEKNSGTHSWLVVANAEIRNLEVSVCELCKFLVQYDAHIETLKLKAEPHEIQFQAETSAPW; encoded by the exons atgaaatatcATAGAAATCAA gatcaaagaaagaag GGAAACCCAAAAAGATTTATGGCTAACAAGATTAGAAGAAAATATTTGCGTTTATCTCAG ATTTTAAAGAAATGCAAGTTGGATCAAGTGAAAGAAATAGAATCAAAGAACATTTTCGAGTATCCGACTACTGTGAAATTGATGGTGCAATCCAATGTTTCTGGTGGTTTCTGTATG CCACTTCCTACAACATTCTGTCGACAATATTTGCCAGCTAAAGATACCATCATGATACTCGAGACAGAAGCGGGAGAACAATACAAAGCAAAGTACCTGCCTCGATCTTTAATACTCAGTGGTGGGTGGTTAAGGTTTGCCAAGGAAATGAACCTCAAAGTTGGGGATATTGCTGTTTTTCACTTGGTATCAGCTACCAAATTCAAG ATGCACTTCATCAGGGAAAATTCTGCAAGCAAAATAAGTCTGAAGCAAACTCTTTCAAGCAAAACGGACAATACTCAGGTAATCGTATACAGGAGGAGAGAACATCAAACAGCAGGATATTACAATATGTGTAGTGCAAGGCTCAACTTCATGAATCCAAAAGATTCCATGTTTTCGATTGAGAAGATGCTTTTCAGTGAGATTACGAGCTTTGCAGATTTCAAATCGGTCTTAcaaaaactacttcaaaacCAGAAGCTACCGTACAACATCTTACACAACTATTACGAGCTCTGCAATAGTCAAAATGCATTTCTTCACGCTAATCTATTCAAAGGTATATATCCGAAATTCAATAATCAGATCATTATCGAGGCCATTAGAAGAATTATTTCCGACAGTGTCATCATAGCCAACGCCTTGAGGACTTGTACGCTCTCGACCTTCCTCCAAAAACATGCATCATGGGAAAAAGCATTGAATACGTATGAAGCTCTTGGACTTAATGCCGGATTCCTTCAAGTACGCTTACACCGCCTCAAGAACTTCACGTTGACATCACAAGGAGCGGTTTACTGGAACCGGTATCAAGAAGCATCAGTTGAACGCAGTCGTGTGGAAATTGAAGCACAGAAACTCAAGAGCATACTTGCTTTGTTACAGACCAAGACTTCACAGCTCGAGCCTCGAAAAGAAAAAAACAGTGGCACACATTCCTGGCTTGTGGTTGCTAATGCAGAGATAAGGAACCTTGAGGTTTCAGTTTGTGAATTATGCAAGTTTTTAGTTCAGTACGATGCTCATATTGAGACCTTGAAGTTGAAGGCCGAACCTCATGAGATTCAGTTTCAGGCAGAAACGAGCGCTCCATGGTGA
- the LOC130820364 gene encoding B3 domain-containing protein Os01g0234100-like isoform X3, producing MQDQRKKGNPKRFMANKIRRKYLRLSQILKKCKLDQVKEIESKNIFEYPTTVKLMVQSNVSGGFCMPLPTTFCRQYLPAKDTIMILETEAGEQYKAKYLPRSLILSGGWLRFAKEMNLKVGDIAVFHLVSATKFKMHFIRENSASKISLKQTLSSKTDNTQVIVYRRREHQTAGYYNMCSARLNFMNPKDSMFSIEKMLFSEITSFADFKSVLQKLLQNQKLPYNILHNYYELCNSQNAFLHANLFKGIYPKFNNQIIIEAIRRIISDSVIIANALRTCTLSTFLQKHASWEKALNTYEALGLNAGFLQVRLHRLKNFTLTSQGAVYWNRYQEASVERSRVEIEAQKLKSILALLQTKTSQLEPRKEKNSGTHSWLVVANAEIRNLEVSVCELCKFLVQYDAHIETLKLKAEPHEIQFQAETSAPW from the exons ATGCAGgatcaaagaaagaag GGAAACCCAAAAAGATTTATGGCTAACAAGATTAGAAGAAAATATTTGCGTTTATCTCAG ATTTTAAAGAAATGCAAGTTGGATCAAGTGAAAGAAATAGAATCAAAGAACATTTTCGAGTATCCGACTACTGTGAAATTGATGGTGCAATCCAATGTTTCTGGTGGTTTCTGTATG CCACTTCCTACAACATTCTGTCGACAATATTTGCCAGCTAAAGATACCATCATGATACTCGAGACAGAAGCGGGAGAACAATACAAAGCAAAGTACCTGCCTCGATCTTTAATACTCAGTGGTGGGTGGTTAAGGTTTGCCAAGGAAATGAACCTCAAAGTTGGGGATATTGCTGTTTTTCACTTGGTATCAGCTACCAAATTCAAG ATGCACTTCATCAGGGAAAATTCTGCAAGCAAAATAAGTCTGAAGCAAACTCTTTCAAGCAAAACGGACAATACTCAGGTAATCGTATACAGGAGGAGAGAACATCAAACAGCAGGATATTACAATATGTGTAGTGCAAGGCTCAACTTCATGAATCCAAAAGATTCCATGTTTTCGATTGAGAAGATGCTTTTCAGTGAGATTACGAGCTTTGCAGATTTCAAATCGGTCTTAcaaaaactacttcaaaacCAGAAGCTACCGTACAACATCTTACACAACTATTACGAGCTCTGCAATAGTCAAAATGCATTTCTTCACGCTAATCTATTCAAAGGTATATATCCGAAATTCAATAATCAGATCATTATCGAGGCCATTAGAAGAATTATTTCCGACAGTGTCATCATAGCCAACGCCTTGAGGACTTGTACGCTCTCGACCTTCCTCCAAAAACATGCATCATGGGAAAAAGCATTGAATACGTATGAAGCTCTTGGACTTAATGCCGGATTCCTTCAAGTACGCTTACACCGCCTCAAGAACTTCACGTTGACATCACAAGGAGCGGTTTACTGGAACCGGTATCAAGAAGCATCAGTTGAACGCAGTCGTGTGGAAATTGAAGCACAGAAACTCAAGAGCATACTTGCTTTGTTACAGACCAAGACTTCACAGCTCGAGCCTCGAAAAGAAAAAAACAGTGGCACACATTCCTGGCTTGTGGTTGCTAATGCAGAGATAAGGAACCTTGAGGTTTCAGTTTGTGAATTATGCAAGTTTTTAGTTCAGTACGATGCTCATATTGAGACCTTGAAGTTGAAGGCCGAACCTCATGAGATTCAGTTTCAGGCAGAAACGAGCGCTCCATGGTGA
- the LOC130820364 gene encoding B3 domain-containing protein Os01g0234100-like isoform X4 yields the protein MANKIRRKYLRLSQILKKCKLDQVKEIESKNIFEYPTTVKLMVQSNVSGGFCMPLPTTFCRQYLPAKDTIMILETEAGEQYKAKYLPRSLILSGGWLRFAKEMNLKVGDIAVFHLVSATKFKMHFIRENSASKISLKQTLSSKTDNTQVIVYRRREHQTAGYYNMCSARLNFMNPKDSMFSIEKMLFSEITSFADFKSVLQKLLQNQKLPYNILHNYYELCNSQNAFLHANLFKGIYPKFNNQIIIEAIRRIISDSVIIANALRTCTLSTFLQKHASWEKALNTYEALGLNAGFLQVRLHRLKNFTLTSQGAVYWNRYQEASVERSRVEIEAQKLKSILALLQTKTSQLEPRKEKNSGTHSWLVVANAEIRNLEVSVCELCKFLVQYDAHIETLKLKAEPHEIQFQAETSAPW from the exons ATGGCTAACAAGATTAGAAGAAAATATTTGCGTTTATCTCAG ATTTTAAAGAAATGCAAGTTGGATCAAGTGAAAGAAATAGAATCAAAGAACATTTTCGAGTATCCGACTACTGTGAAATTGATGGTGCAATCCAATGTTTCTGGTGGTTTCTGTATG CCACTTCCTACAACATTCTGTCGACAATATTTGCCAGCTAAAGATACCATCATGATACTCGAGACAGAAGCGGGAGAACAATACAAAGCAAAGTACCTGCCTCGATCTTTAATACTCAGTGGTGGGTGGTTAAGGTTTGCCAAGGAAATGAACCTCAAAGTTGGGGATATTGCTGTTTTTCACTTGGTATCAGCTACCAAATTCAAG ATGCACTTCATCAGGGAAAATTCTGCAAGCAAAATAAGTCTGAAGCAAACTCTTTCAAGCAAAACGGACAATACTCAGGTAATCGTATACAGGAGGAGAGAACATCAAACAGCAGGATATTACAATATGTGTAGTGCAAGGCTCAACTTCATGAATCCAAAAGATTCCATGTTTTCGATTGAGAAGATGCTTTTCAGTGAGATTACGAGCTTTGCAGATTTCAAATCGGTCTTAcaaaaactacttcaaaacCAGAAGCTACCGTACAACATCTTACACAACTATTACGAGCTCTGCAATAGTCAAAATGCATTTCTTCACGCTAATCTATTCAAAGGTATATATCCGAAATTCAATAATCAGATCATTATCGAGGCCATTAGAAGAATTATTTCCGACAGTGTCATCATAGCCAACGCCTTGAGGACTTGTACGCTCTCGACCTTCCTCCAAAAACATGCATCATGGGAAAAAGCATTGAATACGTATGAAGCTCTTGGACTTAATGCCGGATTCCTTCAAGTACGCTTACACCGCCTCAAGAACTTCACGTTGACATCACAAGGAGCGGTTTACTGGAACCGGTATCAAGAAGCATCAGTTGAACGCAGTCGTGTGGAAATTGAAGCACAGAAACTCAAGAGCATACTTGCTTTGTTACAGACCAAGACTTCACAGCTCGAGCCTCGAAAAGAAAAAAACAGTGGCACACATTCCTGGCTTGTGGTTGCTAATGCAGAGATAAGGAACCTTGAGGTTTCAGTTTGTGAATTATGCAAGTTTTTAGTTCAGTACGATGCTCATATTGAGACCTTGAAGTTGAAGGCCGAACCTCATGAGATTCAGTTTCAGGCAGAAACGAGCGCTCCATGGTGA
- the LOC130820365 gene encoding uncharacterized membrane protein At3g27390, translating to MRMQIMSYDLESLLKITYVVFAFCSALFLGALKGLLVGPIAGLILIVGNVGVILGLFPVHLAWTVYTIVKTIRFDIPLKIAILLSLPALAALWLGLSIAGSVIVGVGYGFFTPWVSAFEAFRQEDEIKKFLHCIVDGTWDTIKGSCTVVRDFADVCIHSYPVYLKEIRESTSSDEPHTLRFIHVPAIIIIGLLGLAVDVPSFTIIAIIKSPLLLVKGWQRLTYDLISRQGPFLETACIPIAGLTILLWPLFVIGTVAFAIFASIFVGLYGSIIVYQERSFRRGIAYVFAMVAEFDEYTNDWLYLREGTILPKPRYRKKKASYSSELTVSQNRVRSERFNATSLEPPPTMLIPSLGPSRSVRETIQEVKMVQVWGNMMRTCEIKGRELLDANVLTRADLFEWLKAKNSHEAPIVGAGLPSYAALYTIMRSIQAGVDGILLLDNLIVTHENRPQDRLLDWFFQPLLVLKEQIRMLKLSDNEMLYLEKVSLFGLNPERMQLWKNDCMTPQEPLRAAQIQGISRRMTGMCRSMSKLPTYRRRYRHLVKDLLAYQSEKDGVSIKYESVRSVSLVENV from the exons ATGAGGATGCAAATTATGTCATACGATTTGGAAAGCCTTCTGAAGATCACTTATGTTGTTTTTGCTTTCTGTTCTGCCCTTTTTCTTGGAGCTCTTAAAG GATTGCTGGTGGGTCCAATTGCTGGTCTAATATTGATTGTAGGAAATGTTGGAGTTATTCTAGGCTTATTCCCTGTACATCTTGCTTGGACAGTTTACACCATTGTGAA AACAATAAGGTTTGATATACCACTCAAGATAGCAATTTTGTTGAGTTTGCCAGCACTTGCTGCTCTTTGGTTGGGTCTGAGCATAGCAGGAAGTGTTATTGTAGGTGTGGGATATGGTTTTTTCACTCCTTGGGTTTCTGCTTTTGAAGCCTTCAGGCAAGAGGATGAAATTAAGAAATTTTTGCATTGTATAGTG GATGGGACATGGGATACTATCAAAGGAAGCTGTACGGTTGTTCGGGATTTTGCAGATGTCTGCATTCATTCATACCCGGTTTACTTGAAGGAAATTCGTGAATCGACAAGCTCAGATGAGCCTCATACTCTTAG ATTTATTCATGTACCGGCAATCATTATTATTGGTTTGCTAGGTTTAGCTGTTGATGTCCCTTCTTTCACTATTATCGCCATAATAAAGAGCCCTTTACTGTTAGTCAAGGGATGGCAGCGTCTAACATATGATCTTATTAGCCGTCAAGGGCCTTTTCTAGAAACAGCTTGTATCCCGATTGCTGGTTTGACAATCCTCTTGTGGCCCTTGTTTGTTATTGGAACTGTTGCTTTTGCAATCTTTGCAAGCATATTTGTGGGCTTGTACGGTTCTATTATCGTGTATCAG GAAAGATCTTTTCGTAGAGGCATTGCTTATGTATTTGCAATGGTTGCCGAATTTGATGAGTACACTAACGATTGGCTTTACCTGAGAGAAGGGACTATACTTCCAAA GCCCCGTTACAGAAAAAAGAAAGCTTCGTACTCGTCAGAACTTACTGTTAGTCAAAATCGCGTTCGTAGTGAAAGGTTCAATGCTACGTCCTTGGAACCACCACCTACAATGCTTATACCGAGCTTAGGACCTTCTAGATCAGTCAGGGAGACAATACAGGAAGTGAAGATGGTTCAG GTGTGGGGAAACATGATGCGTACCTGTGAAATAAAAGGCAGAGAACTTCTTGATGCTAATGTTTTAACTCGGGCTGATCTCTTCGAATGGTTGAAGGCAAAGAACAGCCATGAAGCACCCATCGTAGGAGCCGGTCTTCCTAGTTATGCAGCTTTGTACACTATTATGCGCTCCATTCAAGCTGGGGTAGATGGTATACTGCTGCTCGACAATCTGATCGTCACCCACGAGAACAGACCGCAAGATAGACTATTAGATTGGTTTTTCCAACCTTTATTGGTGTTAAAAGAGCAGATTAGAATGTTAAAATTGAGTGATAATGAAATGTTATATTTAGAGAAGGTCAGCCTTTTTGGATTGAATCCTGAGAGGATGCAGCTCTGGAAAAACGATTGTATGACTCCTCAAGAGCCTCTCCGAGCAGCTCAAATTCAAGGCATTAGCCGAAG GATGACAGGAATGTGTAGGAGCATGTCAAAACTACCCACATACAGGAGAAGATACCGTCATCTGGTGAAGGATTTGCTTGCTTATCAATCGGAAAAGGATGGCGTCTCAATCAAGTACGAGTCTGTAAGATCCGTTTCTTTGGTGGAAAACGTCTAG